The Streptomyces halobius genomic interval GCTCTCGCTCGCCCGCGACAGCACGGCGGCGGAGGCGCTGGCCGGCCATCTGCGTCTCCAGGGTCCCGATCAGCTGCCGGCCAACTCCGCCACCGACTACCTCGAAGAGCAGCAGTGGCAGCAACTCACCCCTCCGGACCGGCCGTTGGTCACCGACGCCCTGCTGCAGACACTGCTCGTCCACGAAGCGCGCCGCACCTCGCGGGGAGCCGATGACGGCCGTGGTTGGCAGGAGATCCACCGCTTTCTGCGGATGCACCATGCCCAGCGCGGCGAGAGCGGCGAGGCGGACGCGCTGCGGCACACGCTCGCGGCCGGGAACGCCGAGACGGTGGTGGCCACGCTCGCGGAGGAGTTCCAGTCCGAGCAGGACGCACAGGCCGCCGCACACTGGCTGCGGTGTCTGCGGTACGCCGCCACGGCGCCCACACCGCCCGCGCCACCCGCCGGAGAGTGGACCGACGAACGGACGCAGGTCGCGCTCGGCGCGCACGACGGCCGGTACGCGGAACTGCACGAGATCGAGCGCTGCATCAACCGCCTGCTGCACGCCCTGTGGCAGGTGTCCGAGCCGCACGCCGAGCCGGACCCGGATCTGTGCAAGGCGGTCGGCGAGGAGCTGGCGTTCCTCTCACCGCGGCACCCGTCCTGGCACGCCGTCCTGGGCCAGGCCGCCCGCAGCTGGCCCGCGGCGGCCCGGAAGAAGCTCCCCTTCCCCGTCCCCGGTCAGTGAGGAAGCATGCTGCTCCGTCTGTTCCGTCGTCATCCCCGCGAGTGGGGCCCGGTCGAGTGGCTGGCCGTCCTCGGGTTCGGCGTGCTCGCCGTCCTCGTGATCACCCTCCTCGTCAGCCTCGTGCGCGGCCCCGGCCGGTGCGGTGCGGATCTGCGGGACATCGGAGGGGACTGCGTAGGCGTCACCGCGGGCGCCTTCGAGGCCGACCCGGGCGTCCAGAGCCTCATCGAGGCGGTGGCGGACGAGAACGCGAAGGTGAAGCAGGGCTGGGAGGCCCCGGGCAACGGCCCCAGGATCCCCTACGTACGGATCGCGCTGATGATGCCGTTCACCGCGGACAAGCACAGCGCGATGACAACAGACATGATCCGCCGCGGTCTCGCCGGGGCACTGGCCGCTCAGCGAGAGGCCAACCGCTTCGCCGGACCGCACTACCAGCTGCTGCTCGCCCCCGACGGCCGGAACCTCGACCAGTGGCGGCCCGTCGTCGAGCGGCTCGCCGAGCTGGCCAAGGACACCCGGACGCCGCTGGTCGGCGTGACCGGCATCCCGAGCAGCACACCGGAGACACGGGAGACGATCACCGCGCTCAGCGAGCACAGCATCCCCATCGTCGGACCGGTCATCACCGCGGCCAACATGAACGCCCCGTACTTCTTCAAGACCTCGCCGAACAACGACCAGTTCGCCCGTGCCCTCGCGCGCTACCTGGACAAGAACCCGGGGAAGCGCAAGGGGTTCCTGGTCCTGGACAACCGCGCGGAGGACGTCTACTCGCAGAATCTGCGCGACATCTTCGAGGAGCACTTCGGCACGGCGTACGACCTGGCCAACCACCACTCGAACTTCACCGGCTCCTCCGGCACCGACAAGGGCATCCCCCGGCGGTTCACCGATGCCGTACTGAAGATCTGCAACGAGAAGTCCGACACCGTCTTCTTCGCCGGCCGCGACCGGGACCTGCCCGCCTTCATCGAGCGGCTGGCCCAGGAGGGCACCTGCGGGCGCACCACGACGCTGCGCATCCTGAAGGTCGGCATCGGCCTGGAGCCCGCGCTCACCGCGGGCGCCCCCACCCGTTGGCTGCACGAGGCGCAGGCCACGATCGTTGACGCGGCGTCGGTCGATCCCGCCTGGTGGGCCGGGAAGAAGAAGCCCGAGAAGGCGCTCGGCCGCTTCCTCGACCGCTTCGAGGAACTACGGAAGCAGCACGAACTGGGCCCGAAGCCGCTCGACGACGGCTATGCCGTCATGTACCACGACGGCTTCGCGCTGCTCGCCAACGCCGTGGACCGCACCTTCACCGAGATCAACGAGAGCGGCGAACAGACCCCGGAGTCCCTCCGCATCCCCACGGCGCATGACGTCTACAACACCCTCATCATCCCGACCATCGCCGGAGACACCTGCAGCTCCTGTCTGGTCGGCGCCGGGGGCACCTACGGCTTCGAGGGACCGGGCAAGAACGACCAGTGGGCGGTCTGCAAACCCGTACCGGTCGTCGAGTACCCGACGGCCGGCCGCCCCGGCGGCCAGAGCCCGCTGCCCCTCTACCGCACCTACCGGAACGACTCGGAGAACGCCTGCCCCGCCTTCTGACGTGCCACCGGCGTCATTCCCATTCGCCGGCTTTCGCCTTGGCGGCCGGCAACTGCAGGCCGCGCGCAGCAGGCGTCCGCGCACGCCCGGCGGGTCAGCTGAGGATGCCGACCACGAGGAGGACGACTCCGGCGACGGCCGCGACGGCGGTGCCGATGCCGAAGCCCAGGACCTTGTGGTTCTCGCCGCGGAGCAGCTGCTCCTCGGACTTGACCGACATGATGAAGACCCCGCCTTCGGCCGGGGCGCCGATCGCGAGGCGGCCGTCGGCGTCGCCGGCCTCGCCGTGGACGTAGCAGGGGCTTCCCGGGCGGACGATCCATTCCTCGCGCTTGTAGCCGATCGTTCCGTTGCCGCCTCCGAGGTCCAGGCTCAGCGGGCCGAGTTCGAGGCGGTGGCCGCCGCCCGTGTGGGGATCGAAGCGGTCAAGGACCTTCTCCGCCCCGGTGACCTCGTGATCGCCGGGGCGGATCACCATCTTTCCGGTGCCGTCCGCGACGAAGAACGCGGTGGAGCTGGAATGCTCGGAGAGCACCTGCGTACGGGTCCTGCGCTTCCGGTTGCCGTTGCTGTCGCGGTAGGTCTCCTCGAACTTGCGGGTGATCTTGTGCTTGTGCCACACACACTCCAGGCCCTCCAGCTCGGACCGCAGCGCACCGTTCTTGTGGGGTTGCGCCTGGCCGGCGACCTCGCAGCGATAGCGGAAGTGCCCGGCGCCGGCGGCCTCCGCGGCCGCCCCGTGCAGCGCCTTCAGCTCCTGTACCGGCAGGGTCTCGGTGCTCTCCATCGCACGGGCCCGGGCGTTCGCCGTGCGCGCCAGATACGCGCAGACCGTCGCCACCACCAAACCGGCCAAACCTATCCAGATCACTACGACTCCACGCTTGAGGCACCTCTCCCCCCGACCGCGGCGACCCTACCCGGGGCCGTCCGTGGCATGGCATGCCACGTCGCGCGTACCCCGCCCTGTACCGCCCAGGAGGCATGCGATGGGATGGTGTGGTGCTGTGTTCACAGGAATCACAGAATTCACCGGCTCACAGCATGCACAGCTGATCACGTAACAGGAGACAAAGGGGGATTTGTGGCAGGCAGCCAGAGCGTGCGGAGGTTCGCGCGGGCGGTGTCCGAAGGCGGGGACCTGAGCGGGGCCGCCGAGCAAGAGCTACGGCGCCGTAGCGGGCTCGACGTCGGCCGGGTGCCGGAGGAGGCCGCCGAGGCCGGTATGTCCGGCGCGGAGACCGAGATGGGGGAGTCGCACGGCGACGGCATGGACCCCGCCGACTTCCCCGCCGCCCGCGAACAGGGCGGCACCATCGACACGATCATGACGCAGCAGACCGTGCCGCTGGACGAGGCGCGGGAGGCGCTCAACCGCAGCGAGCAGCAGCGCGAGGGCGGGCAGCAGGTCCATGCGATCTGCCCGATGGTCATTCCGCGTGGCCGCTCGATCCTGAGCATGCTGCCGGTGCTGCTCCTCTTGGTGGTGGGCGTGGTGGCGAGCGCCGTGATTGCCGCCGCCGGCGGCAGTGCGTTCACCCACCCGCTCTTCGGGATCCATTACTGGGTGCTGTCGCTGGCCGCGGTCGCCTTCGTGTGGTGGCGGCAGGGCATGGTGATGGTGCCGGACGGCTGCCAGGCGCTGATCACCCGCTTCGGGAAGCTGGAGCAGGTGGTCGGTCCGGGCCGGGTGATCCTGCTCAACCCCTGGAAGCGGGTGTCGTACATCATCAACACGACCCGCGAGTACCCGTTCAACGCGCCGGTGCGCGAGGCGCCGACCAAGGGCGGGGTGAAGGCTTCCATCGATCTGTTCATCCAGTTCCGGATCAGCGACCCGGTGGAGTTCGTCTACACGCTGGGTGCGGTGCGCGGCTTCGAGGAGAAGCTGAGCAACGCGGTGAGCGAGACCATCCGGAGCCTGATCTACGAGCAGGAGGCCGCCGGTATCTACGACATGGTGGGCGAGGACACCGGGCGGCTGCTGGAGCAGCTGAACCAGCAGTTCCGGCCCGCTGTGGAGCTGACCAACGCCAACATCACCCATGCCGAGCCCTCCGACCGCGCGTACCGCATGGACCTGGCGGCGCCGGAGATGGTGCGGGTCGCCAAGGACGCCTACACCCACGAATACGCCCTCCACCTGCGCAAGGAGCAGGACGAG includes:
- a CDS encoding ABC transporter substrate-binding protein; the protein is MLLRLFRRHPREWGPVEWLAVLGFGVLAVLVITLLVSLVRGPGRCGADLRDIGGDCVGVTAGAFEADPGVQSLIEAVADENAKVKQGWEAPGNGPRIPYVRIALMMPFTADKHSAMTTDMIRRGLAGALAAQREANRFAGPHYQLLLAPDGRNLDQWRPVVERLAELAKDTRTPLVGVTGIPSSTPETRETITALSEHSIPIVGPVITAANMNAPYFFKTSPNNDQFARALARYLDKNPGKRKGFLVLDNRAEDVYSQNLRDIFEEHFGTAYDLANHHSNFTGSSGTDKGIPRRFTDAVLKICNEKSDTVFFAGRDRDLPAFIERLAQEGTCGRTTTLRILKVGIGLEPALTAGAPTRWLHEAQATIVDAASVDPAWWAGKKKPEKALGRFLDRFEELRKQHELGPKPLDDGYAVMYHDGFALLANAVDRTFTEINESGEQTPESLRIPTAHDVYNTLIIPTIAGDTCSSCLVGAGGTYGFEGPGKNDQWAVCKPVPVVEYPTAGRPGGQSPLPLYRTYRNDSENACPAF
- a CDS encoding E3 ubiquitin ligase family protein, whose product is MIWIGLAGLVVATVCAYLARTANARARAMESTETLPVQELKALHGAAAEAAGAGHFRYRCEVAGQAQPHKNGALRSELEGLECVWHKHKITRKFEETYRDSNGNRKRRTRTQVLSEHSSSTAFFVADGTGKMVIRPGDHEVTGAEKVLDRFDPHTGGGHRLELGPLSLDLGGGNGTIGYKREEWIVRPGSPCYVHGEAGDADGRLAIGAPAEGGVFIMSVKSEEQLLRGENHKVLGFGIGTAVAAVAGVVLLVVGILS
- a CDS encoding SPFH domain-containing protein — protein: MAGSQSVRRFARAVSEGGDLSGAAEQELRRRSGLDVGRVPEEAAEAGMSGAETEMGESHGDGMDPADFPAAREQGGTIDTIMTQQTVPLDEAREALNRSEQQREGGQQVHAICPMVIPRGRSILSMLPVLLLLVVGVVASAVIAAAGGSAFTHPLFGIHYWVLSLAAVAFVWWRQGMVMVPDGCQALITRFGKLEQVVGPGRVILLNPWKRVSYIINTTREYPFNAPVREAPTKGGVKASIDLFIQFRISDPVEFVYTLGAVRGFEEKLSNAVSETIRSLIYEQEAAGIYDMVGEDTGRLLEQLNQQFRPAVELTNANITHAEPSDRAYRMDLAAPEMVRVAKDAYTHEYALHLRKEQDEGDLTKELASRQETLSAIMADIAQYQAQMDTAVERETNRAEALARQRYVQAESEAKANAALLEAQALDIRAVTAAEAPEILEYRYQQQVLDTLEEVADHLPRLVRIGGESGADGAAGVDFLALARELVGERGTELFTDADMAAVRARLAEVADRISGREEEIAALLEAERPTVPAASGGTAEPEQDGAAPGHGSAAHEDGNAAEGDAQ